Proteins from one Natrinema versiforme genomic window:
- a CDS encoding cyclic nucleotide-binding/CBS domain-containing protein produces MIPFYIGEVMRKRAAELEKDRKASRAVEKLTEPDAELVVVTEDGDPVGVFTHSEVVTLVDDETDVSTTTLAECSLSPVATVNESESIETAAAMMKKNGLRYLLVTKASEIIGYLTDRDISQAVADSEKESSK; encoded by the coding sequence ATGATTCCGTTTTACATCGGGGAAGTAATGCGCAAGCGAGCAGCGGAACTCGAGAAGGACCGGAAGGCTTCTCGAGCCGTTGAGAAGCTGACTGAACCGGATGCTGAATTAGTAGTTGTGACAGAAGACGGGGACCCGGTCGGAGTTTTCACTCATTCTGAGGTGGTTACGTTAGTCGATGACGAAACGGATGTCTCTACCACGACGCTTGCGGAATGCTCACTATCACCGGTGGCAACGGTCAACGAATCGGAAAGTATCGAAACCGCGGCCGCGATGATGAAGAAGAACGGCCTCAGGTATCTACTCGTCACGAAAGCGAGTGAGATCATTGGCTACCTCACGGATCGCGATATCTCCCAGGCGGTCGCAGATTCCGAAAAAGAGTCATCCAAGTAG